The sequence CCCCGTACTTCGGCGCCAAGTACACCGTGAACCACCTTTTCCTGCCCGAAGGGCTGCGCGGGAACATCGACATGGCCTTCTTCCGGGGAGGCCACATGATGTACACCCGGCCGGCTCCGAGGGAGCGGCTGACGGGCGAGGCGGCCGCCTTCTACCGGCGGAGCCTCGACGCGGGGGAGGACTAGAGGGGTATGAGGCCCGAGATCCCGTCCATGCGTTGGTACACTTCGATGACGTCGTCGGCGCAGGCCATGCGGCCGACGGCGGTCACGCTGATGTACTTGCCGGTGCGGGATTCGCGGGTGGAAATGGAGAAACCCTCTTCCAGGGGGGAGAGCACCTGGTCCACGTTCTGGCAGGGAACGATGAACTTGAAGGTGTACTCGCAGGGCCAGTCTTCACATTGTTCCAGCGTGTCCCGAAGGCGGGACAGGGAGTCATCGGCCATACATTTCGTTCCTTCGGTTTTCGAGCGAATTGAAGGGACAAGCTAACGACGCGCTCCGCCACGTCAAGAGGAGGCTGCATGAGCAAGGATTTCATCGTTTCATTCATCAAGGAGCAGGCCGACCTGCCGACCCTGAAAAAGGCCGAGGACGCCTACGAGGCCATTCTGGACACCATGACCAGGTCCCTGGGCGAAGGGGAGGAAGTGCGCCTGCGCGGTTTCGGCACCTTCCACGTCAAGCACCGCGCGGCCCGCACCGGCCGCAACCCCTCCACAGGGCAGCCCATGACCATCCCGGCCCACGATACGGTGGTCTTTTCCACCGGCAAGGAGCTGGAGACCCTGGCCAAGAAAGCGCAGACCGGCGAAGCCCACGGCTGGCTGGAGAACAAGCAGTTCATGCGCCGGGCCCAGGAGCAGCTGGACCACTTCAGCCAGCGGCTGACCACCGCCCGCAAGAGCTGGGACGATGGCGTGGACAATCTGGGCGAGGCGTACGAGACCGCCCGCTACAAGCTGGACCTGCTGCGCCGGGGCGGCTCGGAGGCCTGGGGCGATGTGCGCAAGGGGCTGGAAAACGCCCTGGGCGAACTGCGCCGCGCCTTCGGCAAGGCTTCCGACAGGTTCTAAGGGGCTGTA is a genomic window of Desulfohalovibrio reitneri containing:
- a CDS encoding HU family DNA-binding protein, with product MSKDFIVSFIKEQADLPTLKKAEDAYEAILDTMTRSLGEGEEVRLRGFGTFHVKHRAARTGRNPSTGQPMTIPAHDTVVFSTGKELETLAKKAQTGEAHGWLENKQFMRRAQEQLDHFSQRLTTARKSWDDGVDNLGEAYETARYKLDLLRRGGSEAWGDVRKGLENALGELRRAFGKASDRF
- a CDS encoding DUF493 family protein; translated protein: MADDSLSRLRDTLEQCEDWPCEYTFKFIVPCQNVDQVLSPLEEGFSISTRESRTGKYISVTAVGRMACADDVIEVYQRMDGISGLIPL